Proteins encoded within one genomic window of Acidithiobacillus sp. AMEEHan:
- the gatC gene encoding Asp-tRNA(Asn)/Glu-tRNA(Gln) amidotransferase subunit GatC has protein sequence MDTEIVKRIAQLSRIALPDNELPQMASQLERIFALVAEMQAVPTEGVEAMAHPLDLRQPLRPDELRQECLSREELMASAPRAQDGLFLVPRVIE, from the coding sequence TTGGATACGGAAATTGTCAAGCGCATCGCGCAGTTGAGTCGTATTGCACTGCCGGACAACGAGTTGCCGCAGATGGCTAGTCAACTGGAGCGGATTTTCGCTTTGGTGGCGGAGATGCAGGCAGTACCCACGGAGGGGGTAGAGGCGATGGCACACCCCCTCGACTTGCGGCAGCCGCTGCGACCCGATGAACTGCGGCAGGAATGCTTGTCCCGAGAAGAGTTGATGGCTTCGGCGCCGCGCGCGCAGGACGGCCTATTTTTGGTTCCCAGGGTTATCGAATAA
- the gatA gene encoding Asp-tRNA(Asn)/Glu-tRNA(Gln) amidotransferase subunit GatA codes for MELHQMGVAELAAGLRKKEFSAVELSSTLLQRIRKGQDRLNAFITVSERQALDQARAADQRRATGDVSPLDGIPLAHKDIFCTRGQRTTCASKMLAEFVSPYDATVVQRFQRAGMVSLGKLNMDEFAMGSSNETSFFGAVRNPWDRTRVPGGSSGGSAAALAARLLPAATGTDTGGSIRQPAAFCGVTGLKPTYGRVSRYGMIAFASSLDQGGPMARSAADCALLMDTMAGHDALDSTSHPQAAGRFAAALGRSLKGLRIGVPEEFFGDGLDPEVAQAVQEAIQWYVRQGAEIRPVHLPNNAHAVSTYYVLAPAEASSNLSRFDGIRYSHRSGAAADLQELYLQSRYEGFGPEVRRRILVGSYVLSAGYYDAYYRKAQQVRALIREDFRRAFAEVDVIMGPTTPTPAFALGAKSADPVAMYLADIYTIAVNLAGIPALSLPCGFSKAGLPIGLQIMGNYFADELILAVGDAYQRDSDWHRREPSWEEQ; via the coding sequence ATGGAACTCCACCAGATGGGCGTTGCGGAGCTCGCAGCAGGGCTACGCAAAAAGGAATTTTCGGCGGTGGAGCTCAGTTCCACTCTTCTGCAACGCATCCGCAAGGGGCAGGACCGACTCAACGCATTCATTACGGTCAGTGAACGGCAGGCACTGGACCAGGCGCGTGCCGCAGATCAGCGGCGCGCAACAGGCGATGTTAGCCCACTGGACGGAATCCCGCTGGCACACAAGGACATTTTCTGTACCCGCGGCCAGCGCACTACCTGTGCATCGAAGATGCTGGCGGAGTTTGTCTCTCCGTACGATGCCACGGTGGTCCAGCGTTTTCAGCGAGCAGGTATGGTGAGTTTGGGTAAGCTCAACATGGACGAGTTTGCCATGGGCTCCTCGAACGAAACCAGTTTCTTTGGTGCGGTACGCAATCCTTGGGACCGCACCCGTGTTCCGGGTGGCTCCTCGGGCGGTTCGGCGGCGGCCTTGGCCGCGCGCCTGCTGCCTGCCGCCACCGGCACGGATACCGGCGGCTCCATCCGCCAGCCTGCAGCCTTCTGTGGTGTGACTGGCCTGAAGCCTACCTACGGGCGCGTGTCCCGCTACGGCATGATCGCCTTCGCCTCCAGCCTCGATCAAGGCGGTCCGATGGCACGTTCGGCGGCCGACTGTGCCTTGCTCATGGACACCATGGCGGGTCACGATGCTCTCGATTCGACTAGCCATCCGCAGGCTGCCGGGCGCTTTGCGGCCGCCTTGGGGCGCAGCCTGAAGGGTCTGCGGATTGGGGTCCCCGAGGAGTTTTTTGGCGACGGCCTCGATCCTGAAGTGGCGCAGGCCGTGCAAGAAGCCATTCAGTGGTACGTTCGACAGGGGGCGGAGATTCGGCCGGTGCATCTGCCCAACAATGCCCATGCTGTCAGCACCTATTATGTCTTGGCACCGGCTGAGGCTTCGAGCAATCTGTCCCGCTTCGACGGAATACGCTACAGCCATCGCAGTGGCGCGGCTGCAGACTTGCAGGAGCTCTACCTGCAGTCTCGCTATGAGGGATTTGGTCCCGAAGTCCGTCGCCGTATCCTGGTTGGCAGTTACGTGCTCTCCGCCGGCTATTACGATGCCTACTATCGCAAGGCACAGCAGGTTCGTGCCCTGATCCGGGAGGATTTTCGCCGTGCCTTTGCCGAGGTGGATGTGATCATGGGCCCGACCACGCCCACGCCTGCCTTTGCCCTGGGGGCCAAGAGCGCCGATCCGGTAGCCATGTATCTGGCCGATATCTACACCATCGCGGTGAATCTGGCAGGTATTCCCGCCCTGAGTCTCCCTTGTGGCTTCAGTAAGGCTGGTTTACCCATCGGCCTGCAGATCATGGGAAATTATTTTGCAGACGAGCTGATCCTGGCGGTGGGCGACGCCTACCAGCGTGATAGCGACTGGCATCGACGAGAGCCGAGCTGGGAGGAGCAATGA